ATGCCCTCCATCACCACGTAGAACCCGACCAGGTTCTTGATGAAGCGCTGGATCCCGTCGATTGATTCGGTGCTAAATTCCGGGTCCAGCACGTCCTTGGTAAGGCTCATCACGAAGTCGTCCTTGCCCTCGATCGAGTCGACCTCGTGGTACATGTTGAAAACTTCGCGCGAATCGAGTCCGAGCGAGTCGACGATGTAGACGAATGAATGGGTGTGCAGCGCTTCTTCGAACGCCTGGCGCAGCAGGTACTGACGCGCTTCGGAGTTTGTGATGTGCTTGAAGATCGAGAGCACTATGTTGTTGCCGACCAGTGATTCGCCGGTGCTGAAGAATCCCAGGTTGCGCTTGATCACGAGTCGTTCGGCGTCGCTGAGGCGATTTGAGCGCCAGAGTTCAATGTCGCGCTGCATTGGCACCTCGGTGGGCATCCAATGATTGGCGCAACCGTTTACATAATGTTCCCAAGCCCAATGGTATTTGAGCGGGATCAGTTGGTTCACGTCCACGCGTTGGCAGTTGAGGAGGCGCTTGTTGGCCGGATCGATGCGCTTGCTCAGGTCCCAGGCACCGTCGGCTGACTCGGGTGACCCTTCCACGGGCTTCCCGCCGGATTCGGTTGAAATCTGGAGTTCGGTTCCGAAGCCGGTCTGCATGGTTGAAAATCCCCGTCCTGGGCGATCAGGTTCTGGTGCGTTTCGGCCCAGACGGATGCTCGGCCCAGGCCAGTTTGGCAGTTGATGCGGCCCTGGATTCGAACATACGCGGCGAAGCGCCAGACATTCGATTCGGCCACAGCCGAAAGTATTCAAATTATGCCCACAGCCGACAATATGTTGTGGCTAAGCGGGTTTCAAGAGTAGCACTTTTTCTACCGGTGGTGGCAGCCGCTCGCCCAACGACGTCGGGCAACCTGGTACATAAACCCAAGCCGGGCCGGGCCCCGGTTCTGCCCGCATGACTGCTTCAGCGGCCGCGACAAGCGGCACCCGCATGCGCATTCGTGACCTGACCGCGCGTCAGCGCCGCGCGATCCACGGCTGGTGTATGTACGACTGGGCCAATTCAGGGTTTGCGACCAGCGGCACGGTCGCGATCCTTCCCGTCTATTTCGTCTACCTTTTCCGTGATTCCTTCGGCCCCAGCACCAGTTTTCTGGGCATCACCTGGACGGGGAGTTCGGTCTGGGGCCTAGCGATCGCTTTTTCGACCGCGGTTGTCCTTTTCTCGAGTCCGGTGCTGGGCGTCATTTCCGACCGCGTGCCTATCAAAAAGCCCCTGTTATGGATTTACGTTGCCACCGGATCGCTGTTTACCGCGCTGGCGTTCTTCTGCGCCTACGTCGGCCAGCCCTGGGCCTGGTTGATCGGGACGTTCACGGTCGCCAACATCGGATTTGCCGGCAGCCAAGTGTTTTACAACGCCTTCCTGCCGCACCTTGCCCCGCGACAGCTGGCCGACGCCGTTTCAAGCCGCGGTTATGCCTACGGCTACGCCGGAGGCGGACTCCTGTTAGTCGCGCACCTCGGCGTGATCCTGGCCACGCAGGGCAGCGCGTTCGAGGATCTTGTCACGCGGGCGGCCATCGCCTCGATCGCCGCGTGGTGGTTCGGCTGGTCGCTCTGGACTTTCGCCACGCTACCCGAACCCCCGGTCGAGAAAGGCACCCCCGGCCTCTCGTTTGTAGGGGCCGCTAACACCGCGTTTTCCGAACTGGGCAAGACGTTTGGCCAGCTCCGCCGATTCCGCGTAGTCCTGATTTTCCTGGTCTCGTTCCTGCTCTTTAACGACGGCGTGCAGACGGTGACCGCCATAGCCGGCGCGTTCGCGGCCGATACGCTGAAGATCCCGCTGGCGTTCAACATGGCGACCATCGCCATCATCCAGGCGGTCGCCGTGCCCGGCGCGCTGGCGTTTGGCTGGCTCGCCGATCGATATACCACCAAATCGGCGCTTGCGATCGCGCTTACCGGTTGGATCGCGATCGTATTGTTCGGGGTCGCGCTGGCCCCGCTGGCCCCGCGCGATCACCAGGATTTCGACGTTCGCATCGAGTACCGCGCCGGCGAGGACCGGTACCTGGTCGCCGCAGCCCCCGATCAGGAGGATTCCCAGCCGGATATCGATGCGCCCCGCACGGCGAGCCTCGTAACCGGGCAGACCATCGAACCCGCCTCGGTTCCTTCGCTATTGACCGAGGCGCTAGCTGACCCCGACTACGAGTATTCGATTTCGTTTGCCGGCGGCCCGCACGCGGGTTCCTCGGTGCTCGGAGGAGGCCACCCGGCTGTAATCGGCGCCGGCGCGGTTGATTTCTGGCCGGTGCTGGTGCGCGACTTGATCTGGTCCCCGTTGGGGATCGACGCCGGTTATCAGTGGCTGATTCTGGGCGTGATGGTCGGCTGCGTGTTGGGCGGTAGCCAGGCCCTGGCCCGCAGCCTTTTCTCGCAGATAACCCCGCAGTCGCGCAGCGGCGAGTTCTTCGCCTTTTTCGGTTTCATGTCGCGTGCCTCGGCGGTGTTCGGCCCCACCCTTTACATTGCCGCCACCGCCGCGTTCGACACGCGTGTTGCGGTAACTATGATCCTGCTGATCATCGTTGCCGGCACGGTAGTTCTGCGCTGGGTTGATGTCGAATCGGGAGCCAGGGTGGCGGTGGCCGAGGACGCCCGGGCTAGCGCCGATTGATTGCGACCCGGTTCAGCCCCAGTTGGGTCGTTGCATCGTGAAGGCGTTGTTGACCTCGACGTAGTCCATGTATCCGAGCCGCCCGATCGGACGGAGCTTGAGGAAATCGACCCTGCCGTCGGTGAGCACCCGGTCGTCGATGTGGACTCCGATCACCTGACCGAATACCACGATGTTGGTCTCGTTCGGGTCTTGGCAATCCAGCTCGACCGATCGAATGTGAAGACACTCAAGGTGCACGGGACTATCGGCCACGCGGGGGCATTTGACCAGCCGCGCGGGAGCCTTGGCCAGACCGGCGTACTCGAACTCGTCCACGCTGGAAGGGGCCGGTACCGACGACGCGCTCATCTGCTCGCGCAATTCCCAGGTGGCCAAGTTGACTACGAACTCCCCGGTCGCTTGTGCATCGCGCACCGCGTCCTTCAACCCGCCGTGATCATGGTTGCCGGTGGCGGCGAACATCACCTGCGGAGGGTTGTACCCGACCCCGTTGAAGAAGGAATAGGGGGCGAGGTTGGCAGTCCCGTCGCTGCTCAGAGTCGATATCCAGCCTATTGGCCGCGGTACTACTAGGGCGCTAAGGCTGGTAAAGGCCGAGTCGGCGCCTGAATCAAGGTCTAGGAACAATCAATACCCCCACAGATCAAAGAGTGGATTTGGCAACTGATGGCAATCACGAACCCGCCCGCTCCCTAAATGCCCCC
This portion of the Chloroflexota bacterium genome encodes:
- a CDS encoding flavin reductase family protein produces the protein MFLDLDSGADSAFTSLSALVVPRPIGWISTLSSDGTANLAPYSFFNGVGYNPPQVMFAATGNHDHGGLKDAVRDAQATGEFVVNLATWELREQMSASSVPAPSSVDEFEYAGLAKAPARLVKCPRVADSPVHLECLHIRSVELDCQDPNETNIVVFGQVIGVHIDDRVLTDGRVDFLKLRPIGRLGYMDYVEVNNAFTMQRPNWG
- a CDS encoding ribonucleotide-diphosphate reductase subunit beta, giving the protein MQTGFGTELQISTESGGKPVEGSPESADGAWDLSKRIDPANKRLLNCQRVDVNQLIPLKYHWAWEHYVNGCANHWMPTEVPMQRDIELWRSNRLSDAERLVIKRNLGFFSTGESLVGNNIVLSIFKHITNSEARQYLLRQAFEEALHTHSFVYIVDSLGLDSREVFNMYHEVDSIEGKDDFVMSLTKDVLDPEFSTESIDGIQRFIKNLVGFYVVMEGIFFYSGFVMILSFHRRNQMTGIGEQFQYIMRDETIHLNFGIDLINTIHEENPEAWTEDLEREIIDLVKEACEYEVAYARDCLPTGVLGLNADLFRDYVQHIADRRLERIGLPAQFGSKNPFPWMSEVVDIPKEKNFFETRVTEYSSAGTLSWD
- a CDS encoding MFS transporter, with the protein product MTASAAATSGTRMRIRDLTARQRRAIHGWCMYDWANSGFATSGTVAILPVYFVYLFRDSFGPSTSFLGITWTGSSVWGLAIAFSTAVVLFSSPVLGVISDRVPIKKPLLWIYVATGSLFTALAFFCAYVGQPWAWLIGTFTVANIGFAGSQVFYNAFLPHLAPRQLADAVSSRGYAYGYAGGGLLLVAHLGVILATQGSAFEDLVTRAAIASIAAWWFGWSLWTFATLPEPPVEKGTPGLSFVGAANTAFSELGKTFGQLRRFRVVLIFLVSFLLFNDGVQTVTAIAGAFAADTLKIPLAFNMATIAIIQAVAVPGALAFGWLADRYTTKSALAIALTGWIAIVLFGVALAPLAPRDHQDFDVRIEYRAGEDRYLVAAAPDQEDSQPDIDAPRTASLVTGQTIEPASVPSLLTEALADPDYEYSISFAGGPHAGSSVLGGGHPAVIGAGAVDFWPVLVRDLIWSPLGIDAGYQWLILGVMVGCVLGGSQALARSLFSQITPQSRSGEFFAFFGFMSRASAVFGPTLYIAATAAFDTRVAVTMILLIIVAGTVVLRWVDVESGARVAVAEDARASAD